From one Montipora capricornis isolate CH-2021 chromosome 10, ASM3666992v2, whole genome shotgun sequence genomic stretch:
- the LOC138021986 gene encoding tubulin beta-4B chain-like — translation MREIVHLQAGQCGNQIGAKFWEVISDEHGIDPTGTYHGDSDLQLERINVYYNEATGGKYVPRAVLVDLEPGTMDSVRSGPFGQIFRPDNFVFGQSGAGNNWAKGHYTEGAELVDSVLDVVRKEAEGCDCLQGFQLTHSLGGGTGSGMGTLLISKIREEYPDRIMNTFSVVPSPKVSDTVVEPYNATLSVHQLVENTDETYCIDNEALYDICFRTLKLTTPTYGDLNHLVSATMSGVTTCLRFPGQLNADLRKLAVNMVPFPRLHFFMPGFAPLTSRGSQQYRALTVPELTQQMFDAKNMMAACDPRHGRYLTVAAMFRGRMSMKEVDEQMLNVQNKNSSYFVEWIPNNVKTAVCDIPPRGLKMASTFVGNSTAIQELFKRISEQFTAMFRRKAFLHWYTGEGMDEMEFTEAESNMNDLVSEYQQYQDATAEEEGEFDEEEEDEGEPA, via the exons ATGCGTGAAATCGTTCATCTTCAGGCCGGGCAGTGTGGAAACCAGATCGGCGCAAAG TTTTGGGAAGTTATTTCCGATGAACACGGCATCGATCCTACTGGTACATATCACGGAGATTCGGACCTCCAGCTAGAAAGAATCAATGTATATTATAACGAAGCAACAG GCGGAAAATATGTCCCCAGAGCTGTCCTTGTCGATTTGGAACCCGGTACTATGGATTCAGTCAGATCGGGTCCTTTTGGACAGATTTTCAGACCAGATAACTTTGTCTTCG GTCAAAGCGGTGCAGGAAATAACTGGGCCAAAGGACATTACACAGAAGGAGCTGAACTTGTGGATTCGGTACTCGACGTCGTTCGTAAAGAGGCTGAGGGATGTGATTGCCTTCAAGGCTTCCAGCTCACACATTCGTTGGGCGGTGGAACAGGCTCCGGCATGGGAACGCTTCTCATTTCTAAGATCAGAGAAGAATACCCAGACAGAATCATGAACACATTCAGCGTTGTACCATCACCGAAAGTATCAGACACAGTTGTGGAACCTTACAATGCGACACTGTCGGTGCATCAGTTGGTTGAGAACACCGATGAAACATATTGCATCGATAATGAAGCTCTATACGACATCTGCTTCAGAACTCTGAAGCTCACCACACCAACCTATGGTGATTTGAATCACCTTGTATCAGCTACTATGAGCGGTGTCACGACTTGCCTTCGATTTCCCGGACAG TTGAATGCTGATCTGAGGAAACTCGCTGTGAACATGGTTCCCTTTCCTCGTCTTCACTTCTTCATGCCTGGATTTGCACCCCTCACCAGTAGAGGTTCCCAGCAGTATCGTGCCCTCACAGTACCAGAACTCACTCAGCAGATGTTTGATGCCAAGAACATGATGGCTGCCTGTGATCCAAGGCATGGACGTTATCTGACTGTGGCTGCCATGTTCCGTGGTCGTATGTCCATGAAGGAGGTGGATGAACAAATGCTCAATGTGCAGAATAAGAATAGCTCCTACTTTGTGGAATGGATCCCCAACAATGTGAAGACTGCTGTCTGTGATATCCCACCACGTGGGTTAAAGATGGCATCCACCTTTGTCGGCAACAGCACCGCAATCCAGGAATTGTTCAAGCGCATCAGTGAGCAGTTTACTGCTATGTTTAGGCGAAAGGCATTCTTGCATTGGTACACTGGCGAGGGTATGGATGAGATGGAATTCACAGAG GCCGAGTCCAACATGAATGATCTTGTGTCTGAGTACCAGCAATACCAGGATGCAACTGCTGAAGAGGAAGGTGAATTTGATGAGGAAGAAGAGGATGAAGGCGAACCTGCATAG
- the LOC138021987 gene encoding tubulin beta-4B chain-like, with product MREIVHLQAGQCGNQIGAKFWEVISDEHGIDPTGTYHGDSDLQLERINVYYNEATGGKYVPRAVLVDLEPGTMDSVRSGPFGQIFRPDNFVFGQSGAGNNWAKGHYTEGAELVDSVLDVVRKEAEGCDCLQGFQLTHSLGGGTGSGMGTLLISKIREEYPDRIMNTFSVVPSPKVSDTVVEPYNATLSVHQLVENTDETYCIDNEALYDICFRTLKLTTPTYGDLNHLVSATMSGVTTCLRFPGQLNADLRKLAVNMVPFPRLHFFMPGFAPLTSRGSQQYRALTVPELTQQMFDAKNMMAACDPRHGRYLTVAAMFRGRMSMKEVDEQMLNVQNKNSSYFVEWIPNNVKTAVCDIPPRGLKMSSTFIGNSTAIQELFKRISEQFTAMFRRKAFLHWYTGEGMDEMEFTEAESNMNDLVSEYQQYQDATAEEEGEFDEEEEEEGEAA from the exons ATGCGTGAAATCGTTCATCTCCAGGCTGGACAGTGCGGAAACCAGATCGGCGCCAAG TTCTGGGAAGTGATTTCTGATGAGCACGGCATCGATCCAACTGGAACCTACCATGGAGATTCCGACCTCCAGCTAGAAAGAATCAACGTGTACTACAATGAAGCGACAG GTGGAAAATACGTTCCGAGAGCTGTTCTAGTTGATTTGGAACCTGGCACAATGGATTCAGTCCGATCAGGTCCTTTTGGACAAATCTTTAGACCTGATAACTTCGTTTTTG GTCAAAGCGGTGCAGGAAACAACTGGGCCAAAGGACATTACACAGAAGGAGCTGAACTTGTAGATTCGGTACTCGACGTCGTTCGTAAAGAGGCTGAGGGCTGTGATTGCCTTCAAGGCTTCCAGCTCACACATTCGTTGGGCGGTGGTACCGGATCCGGCATGGGAACGCTTCTCATTTCTAAGATCAGAGAAGAATACCCAGACAGAATCATGAACACATTCAGCGTTGTACCATCACCAAAAGTATCAGACACCGTTGTGGAACCTTACAATGCGACACTGTCAGTGCATCAGTTGGTTGAGAACACCGATGAAACATATTGCATCGATAACGAAGCACTGTACGACATTTGTTTCAGAACTCTGAAGCTCACCACACCAACCTATGGCGACTTGAATCATCTTGTATCAGCTACGATGAGCGGTGTCACGACTTGCCTTCGATTTCCCGGACAG ctgAATGCTGATCTGAGGAAACTCGCTGTGAACATGGTTCCCTTTCCTCGTCTTCACTTCTTCATGCCTGGATTTGCACCCCTCACCAGCAGAGGTTCCCAGCAGTATCGTGCCCTCACAGTACCAGAACTCACTCAGCAGATGTTTGATGCCAAGAACATGATGGCTGCCTGTGATCCAAGGCATGGACGTTATCTGACTGTGGCTGCCATGTTCCGTGGCCGTATGTCCATGAAGGAGGTGGATGAACAAATGCTCAATGTGCAGAACAAGAACAGCTCCTATTTTGTGGAATGGATCCCCAATAACGTAAAGACTGCTGTTTGTGACATCCCACCCCGTGGTCTGAAAATGTCTTCCACTTTCATTGGCAACAGCACTGCAATCCAGGAACTGTTTAAGCGCATCAGTGAGCAGTTTACTGCTATGTTTAGGCGAAAGGCATTCTTGCATTGGTACACTGGCGAGGGTATGGACGAGATGGAATTCACTGAG gctGAATCCAACATGAATGACCTTGTCTCCGAGTACCAGCAGTATCAGGATGCAACTGCTGAAGAAGAAGGTGAATTTGAtgaggaagaagaggaggaaGGCGAAGCTGCATAA